A genomic window from Streptomyces mirabilis includes:
- a CDS encoding alpha/beta hydrolase codes for MTEYLAVDGGTIAYEVAGSGPLIVLAHGMGDSRGAYRAVIPPLVAAGYRVAAVDLRGCGESSVGWPAWSRTAIAGDLLAVIRHLGGPAVLVGHSISGGAATIAAAQEPSLITGVVELAPFTRKQSIRLGDLRVKRFRQGMLRLLGAGTFGSVPLWRSYLDVAYPGVKPADWSERLDRIDSLLREPGRMKAMQGMGRSAPTDAGAQLGNVRCPVLVVMGTLDPDWADPHAEGSAITDALPSGLGRLEMIEGAGHYPHDQFPEQVISLMLAFLGSDAARA; via the coding sequence CACACGGTATGGGCGACAGCCGCGGCGCCTACCGTGCCGTGATCCCGCCACTGGTGGCGGCGGGCTATCGGGTCGCCGCGGTCGATCTGCGCGGCTGCGGCGAGTCCAGCGTCGGCTGGCCGGCCTGGAGCCGCACCGCCATCGCCGGCGACCTGCTCGCCGTGATCCGCCACCTGGGCGGCCCGGCCGTGCTCGTCGGCCACTCCATCTCCGGCGGCGCCGCCACCATCGCCGCGGCGCAGGAGCCCTCGCTGATCACCGGGGTCGTCGAGTTGGCGCCGTTCACCCGCAAGCAGTCGATCCGCCTCGGCGACCTGCGGGTGAAACGCTTCCGGCAGGGCATGTTGCGGCTGCTCGGCGCGGGCACGTTCGGCAGCGTGCCGCTCTGGCGCTCGTACCTCGACGTGGCCTACCCCGGCGTGAAGCCGGCCGACTGGTCCGAGCGGCTCGACCGCATCGACTCCCTGCTGCGCGAGCCTGGCCGGATGAAGGCCATGCAGGGCATGGGCCGCAGCGCCCCGACCGATGCCGGCGCGCAGCTCGGCAACGTCCGCTGCCCGGTCCTGGTCGTGATGGGCACGCTCGACCCCGACTGGGCCGACCCGCATGCCGAGGGTTCGGCGATCACTGACGCGCTGCCGTCCGGCCTCGGCCGCCTTGAGATGATCGAGGGCGCCGGGCACTACCCGCACGACCAGTTCCCCGAACAGGTCATTTCGCTCATGCTCGCCTTCCTCGGATCGGACGCCGCTCGTGCCTAG
- a CDS encoding TetR/AcrR family transcriptional regulator, which produces MVAAGAALADEVGLANLTMGSLAERVGVRTPSLYKHVGGQEDLNRRIAALALSEAADAVGGAVQGYAGRDALAAAARAFRAFVLEHPGRYAATIGVEPSGPDDPLAVAGQRLLGAFMTVLRGYEVPESDVDHALRMLRSLCHGFATLQVANGFQWSADIDESFEWLIAFADRGLRAM; this is translated from the coding sequence GTGGTCGCGGCCGGCGCCGCCCTCGCCGACGAGGTGGGCCTCGCCAACCTGACGATGGGGTCGCTGGCCGAGCGGGTGGGCGTGCGCACGCCGTCCCTGTACAAGCACGTGGGCGGCCAGGAAGACCTCAACCGGCGTATCGCGGCCTTGGCGTTGAGCGAGGCCGCCGACGCGGTCGGCGGCGCGGTCCAGGGGTACGCGGGTCGCGACGCCCTGGCGGCCGCGGCGCGCGCCTTCCGCGCCTTCGTCCTGGAGCACCCCGGCCGGTACGCCGCGACGATCGGCGTGGAACCCTCCGGCCCGGACGATCCGCTGGCCGTCGCGGGTCAGCGGCTACTGGGCGCGTTCATGACGGTCCTGCGCGGCTACGAGGTCCCGGAGTCCGACGTGGACCACGCCCTGCGTATGCTCCGCAGCCTCTGCCACGGGTTCGCCACGTTGCAGGTGGCCAACGGCTTCCAGTGGAGCGCCGACATCGACGAGAGCTTCGAGTGGCTGATCGCCTTCGCCGACCGGGGCCTGCGCGCCATGTGA
- a CDS encoding alpha/beta fold hydrolase, protein MPAFPVPGSRSRIHRAHVMAAGCAVALSTVLAVPVAADAGKTTTATTTKPTIVLVHGAFADASSWNGVVERLERRGYTIIAPANPLRGLYTDSTYIASVLDSIKGPIVLAGHSYGGAVISTAAAANPRVKSLVYVSALMPDVGESGMSLGAKYPSELGTATKSVPYRAGGVSGTDLYLKPDRIHSVFAADLPVNTARVMAVTQRPAATTAFSETAKVAAWKHIPSWFLVAKQDKTINPDQERFEAKRAGSHTVEINSSHVAMVSHPDAVTALLLQAATAADPARPALAATGTTHDARAETALTGIATGTLIAGTGAILLGRRLRRSRP, encoded by the coding sequence ATGCCAGCATTTCCGGTCCCGGGTTCACGGAGCCGAATACATCGCGCGCACGTCATGGCGGCGGGGTGCGCCGTGGCCTTGTCCACGGTCCTGGCGGTCCCTGTCGCCGCGGACGCCGGCAAGACCACAACCGCGACCACGACCAAACCCACGATCGTGCTGGTGCACGGGGCGTTCGCGGACGCCTCCAGTTGGAATGGGGTAGTAGAACGGCTCGAACGCCGTGGCTACACGATCATCGCTCCCGCCAACCCGCTGCGCGGGCTGTACACCGACTCCACCTACATCGCCTCCGTACTGGACAGCATCAAGGGCCCGATCGTGCTGGCTGGTCACTCATACGGCGGCGCCGTGATCAGCACGGCCGCCGCGGCCAACCCCCGGGTGAAGTCCCTGGTGTACGTCTCGGCACTGATGCCCGATGTGGGCGAGAGCGGAATGTCCCTGGGGGCCAAGTACCCCAGCGAACTCGGCACCGCCACGAAGTCCGTTCCCTACCGGGCCGGTGGCGTCAGCGGGACAGACCTGTATCTCAAGCCCGACAGGATCCATTCGGTCTTCGCCGCGGACCTGCCGGTCAACACCGCGAGGGTCATGGCGGTCACCCAGCGACCCGCGGCAACGACCGCGTTCTCGGAGACGGCCAAGGTGGCCGCCTGGAAGCACATCCCGTCGTGGTTCCTCGTCGCGAAGCAGGACAAGACCATCAATCCCGATCAGGAACGCTTCGAGGCGAAACGCGCGGGTTCACACACGGTGGAGATCAACTCCTCCCACGTGGCCATGGTCTCCCACCCCGACGCGGTCACCGCCCTCCTCCTCCAGGCCGCCACGGCTGCCGATCCCGCCCGGCCTGCGCTGGCCGCCACCGGAACCACCCATGACGCCCGGGCCGAGACCGCACTCACCGGCATCGCCACCGGCACGTTGATCGCCGGCACAGGAGCCATCCTCCTGGGCCGCCGCCTGAGGCGCTCCCGGCCCTGA
- a CDS encoding GNAT family N-acetyltransferase encodes MPELQRLQADHASAVLAFELANRTYFAAAVSDRGDDYFDEFADRHSALLAEQEADTCAFYVLVAEDGSVLGRFNLVNIEDHTAELGYRVAQHVAGRGVATATVRNLCQLAATRHGLRTLRAATARENAASQKVLTKSGFVPVGPADPADVGGKPGTWYQRHL; translated from the coding sequence ATGCCCGAGCTGCAGCGACTCCAGGCCGACCATGCGTCGGCGGTCCTGGCCTTCGAGCTGGCGAACCGCACCTACTTCGCTGCCGCGGTCTCCGACCGCGGCGACGACTACTTCGACGAGTTCGCCGACCGGCACAGCGCCTTGCTGGCTGAGCAGGAGGCCGACACCTGCGCCTTCTATGTGCTCGTCGCCGAAGACGGCTCGGTGCTCGGCCGGTTCAACCTGGTCAACATCGAGGATCACACCGCGGAACTCGGCTACCGGGTCGCGCAACACGTTGCCGGGCGCGGCGTGGCGACCGCGACCGTCCGGAACCTGTGTCAGCTGGCGGCGACGCGGCACGGGCTGCGCACACTCAGGGCGGCTACGGCCCGCGAGAATGCCGCGTCACAAAAGGTGCTGACCAAATCCGGGTTCGTCCCGGTCGGCCCTGCCGATCCGGCCGATGTCGGCGGCAAGCCAGGCACCTGGTATCAGCGCCACCTCTAA
- a CDS encoding transposase family protein, which yields MAKRGTRPSTPCPDCGAVSRRVHSRYRPTLADCPVGGRPWLVRPTVRRFFQDAPTLCGL from the coding sequence TTGGCGAAACGGGGTACCCGCCCTTCGACACCGTGCCCGGACTGTGGTGCGGTATCCCGTCGGGTGCACAGCCGCTACCGTCCCACTCTGGCCGACTGCCCTGTAGGCGGTCGTCCGTGGCTGGTCCGGCCGACCGTGCGCCGGTTCTTCCAGGATGCTCCAACCCTGTGTGGTTTGTGA
- a CDS encoding FUSC family protein — protein MKTLNYAVTVGLASLLSYWLTITIMSDVHLSHEDGRLGGMCAVIATIFVLRASRQKSLHAAFARMSATLVSFALCLAYLAIWPFHPWGLALLVAISVLIPGLIGQPDAEVTAAISTTVIMVVASLSPQEAWKEPLLRLADTIIGVAAGVAVAILLNEIGRRRRGARRSQHEGPQADPPG, from the coding sequence GTGAAGACGCTGAACTATGCCGTGACGGTCGGCTTGGCCAGCCTGCTCAGCTATTGGCTGACCATCACCATCATGTCGGACGTCCACCTGTCACACGAAGACGGTCGACTCGGCGGTATGTGTGCCGTGATCGCCACGATTTTTGTGCTGCGGGCGAGCCGGCAGAAGAGCCTCCATGCGGCGTTCGCCCGCATGTCGGCGACGCTCGTGAGCTTCGCGCTGTGTCTGGCCTACCTGGCGATCTGGCCCTTCCACCCCTGGGGCCTCGCTCTGCTTGTGGCGATCAGCGTGCTGATCCCCGGACTGATCGGCCAGCCCGACGCCGAGGTGACCGCGGCCATCAGCACCACGGTCATCATGGTCGTCGCAAGTCTCAGCCCGCAGGAGGCATGGAAGGAGCCGCTCCTGCGACTGGCCGACACCATCATCGGTGTGGCCGCCGGTGTCGCTGTGGCGATCCTCCTGAACGAGATCGGCAGACGGAGGCGGGGAGCCCGCCGTTCTCAGCACGAAGGGCCGCAGGCAGATCCGCCAGGCTGA
- a CDS encoding MFS transporter: MVRTETVSYRSALQTPGATAFFLASAPARVGVAMAGLGIVWLVHAETGSFGVAGLVTGSFAVAETLTGPQTARLMDRFGQPRVLIPLLCAHAGAIAALVALTLTGAPAVPLMAAGLAAGATIPQFGALSAARWSALLHGRAELTPAFALETISNEAAFLLGPTLAVLTATQVHPAAGTVLAGALVVGAGLAFAALRRTAPAPAPDRTAARGPGPLLTRNFATLLAVNLALGVFFGSMQVSVSAFADVHHAAAAAGLLYGLMSAASLLAGLAYGRHRRHTPPAAQLPLILTFLACASLLPLLANSPWQLGLALLLPGAGIAPCIIVSSTLVESVMDRSVLTQAFTWTNSASAAGIAVSAAAVGRLLDGPGGPRAGFTVPFLALTATAALTWSSRHALTPGTTASGQTPSTGSGRPRG, from the coding sequence TTGGTTCGGACGGAAACCGTCTCCTACCGTTCAGCCCTCCAGACCCCCGGCGCGACGGCCTTCTTCCTGGCCTCGGCTCCTGCCCGGGTCGGGGTGGCTATGGCCGGCCTCGGCATCGTCTGGCTGGTCCATGCCGAGACCGGGTCGTTCGGGGTGGCCGGCCTGGTCACTGGCTCGTTCGCCGTGGCCGAGACCCTGACGGGCCCGCAGACGGCCCGTCTCATGGACCGTTTCGGACAACCGCGCGTCCTCATCCCCCTCCTGTGCGCTCATGCCGGTGCGATCGCCGCCCTGGTCGCGCTGACCCTGACGGGGGCGCCCGCGGTCCCGCTGATGGCGGCCGGCCTCGCCGCCGGGGCGACCATCCCGCAGTTCGGTGCGCTCTCCGCGGCCCGCTGGTCGGCCTTGCTGCACGGCAGGGCCGAACTCACTCCGGCCTTCGCACTCGAAACGATCAGCAACGAAGCCGCCTTCCTCCTGGGTCCCACCCTCGCGGTGCTGACGGCGACCCAGGTGCACCCGGCCGCGGGTACGGTGCTGGCGGGGGCGCTCGTCGTCGGCGCCGGACTGGCCTTCGCGGCGCTGCGTCGTACGGCCCCGGCGCCCGCCCCGGATCGTACGGCCGCCCGGGGCCCAGGCCCTCTGTTGACCCGCAACTTCGCCACCCTGCTGGCGGTCAACCTGGCCCTGGGCGTCTTCTTCGGCTCGATGCAGGTCTCGGTGAGCGCCTTCGCCGACGTTCACCACGCCGCCGCGGCAGCCGGGCTCCTGTACGGACTGATGAGTGCGGCGAGCCTGCTGGCGGGTCTGGCCTACGGGCGACACCGCCGACACACCCCGCCCGCGGCCCAGCTGCCCCTGATCCTGACCTTTCTCGCCTGCGCATCGCTGCTGCCGCTCCTGGCCAACTCCCCCTGGCAGCTCGGCCTTGCCCTCCTGCTCCCCGGTGCGGGCATCGCTCCATGCATCATCGTCTCCTCGACGCTTGTCGAGTCGGTCATGGACCGGTCGGTCCTGACCCAGGCCTTCACCTGGACGAACTCCGCGAGCGCGGCGGGCATCGCCGTCTCTGCCGCCGCGGTCGGCCGACTCCTCGACGGTCCAGGCGGCCCACGAGCCGGCTTCACCGTCCCCTTCCTCGCCCTGACCGCAACCGCGGCCCTGACCTGGTCCAGCCGTCATGCACTCACTCCGGGTACCACGGCATCCGGGCAGACGCCGTCGACCGGTAGTGGTCGGCCGCGGGGGTGA
- a CDS encoding LysR family substrate-binding domain-containing protein, which produces MISPIALAQCPLRPALRLYTEDLGPRLFQLAVPALHARFPAIRLAPQPMTTTAQLSELSDRRLDLGFCWTAQHPPELASLLVARAPLVVALAAGHPLAAPDTIDPVQLSHQPLVIVEREVNPWLHDHLVSQLESRGATVTVHREISSLDRLLPMVLTGSAIGLTITSAAAARPFAGIVYRPFTDPSSYADHRIVWRRDNTDPAVTALVDIVRELRDTAAFLPPEVPHASDMPHRGSTTGGVRPD; this is translated from the coding sequence ATGATTTCACCGATCGCCCTGGCGCAGTGCCCGCTGCGGCCGGCACTCCGTCTTTACACAGAGGATCTTGGGCCGCGCCTGTTCCAACTCGCGGTGCCCGCGCTCCACGCCCGCTTTCCCGCCATCCGGCTGGCCCCGCAACCGATGACGACTACCGCCCAGTTGTCCGAGCTCAGTGACCGCCGTCTCGACCTCGGCTTCTGCTGGACCGCCCAGCACCCTCCCGAGCTGGCCTCTCTGCTGGTGGCCCGCGCACCGCTCGTGGTCGCACTCGCCGCCGGTCATCCCCTCGCGGCCCCGGACACGATCGACCCCGTCCAGCTGTCCCACCAACCCCTTGTCATCGTCGAGCGCGAGGTCAACCCCTGGCTGCACGATCACTTGGTCAGCCAGCTCGAGTCCCGCGGTGCCACGGTGACCGTCCACCGCGAGATCTCCAGCCTCGACCGGCTCCTCCCCATGGTGCTCACCGGCTCGGCCATCGGCCTCACCATCACCAGCGCAGCCGCGGCAAGGCCCTTCGCGGGAATCGTCTACCGCCCCTTCACCGACCCGAGCTCCTACGCCGACCACCGCATCGTCTGGCGCCGCGACAACACCGACCCCGCCGTCACCGCGCTCGTCGACATCGTCCGCGAGCTGCGCGACACAGCGGCCTTCCTCCCGCCCGAAGTCCCCCACGCATCCGACATGCCACACCGCGGCAGTACCACCGGCGGCGTGAGGCCGGACTGA
- a CDS encoding DUF6333 family protein yields the protein MSPVSPGTQVNPRHSGHAHLVIVHPPFAAPLRPNERPSATAHDPAVASAAVLSLSTVSAIHHEYAPSRLGHPGSPAKREELDGVRAAAWGSTVKISDPALVEDGVMATALEDEFQAQRKKHPDARIVAVCERDFGASYTKILVAVPGTPDLMVEGFDELEITGDPRATLAAAGIDLDPLGEGYDISDEGFFDYDGFLHMLTGGALSVYADEDRFESAFVVDRSEEGENSICEVWFP from the coding sequence ATGAGTCCCGTATCCCCCGGAACGCAGGTGAATCCCCGTCACAGCGGGCACGCGCATCTGGTCATCGTCCATCCCCCCTTCGCGGCCCCGCTCCGGCCCAACGAGCGTCCGTCTGCCACTGCCCACGACCCGGCGGTGGCCAGCGCTGCGGTGCTGTCCCTGTCGACCGTCTCAGCGATCCACCACGAGTACGCTCCGTCCCGGCTGGGGCATCCTGGAAGCCCGGCCAAGCGGGAAGAGCTGGACGGCGTACGCGCGGCCGCGTGGGGCTCCACGGTGAAGATCAGTGACCCGGCGCTTGTCGAAGACGGGGTGATGGCCACTGCTTTGGAGGACGAGTTCCAGGCGCAGAGGAAGAAGCATCCGGACGCCCGGATCGTCGCTGTCTGCGAACGCGACTTCGGCGCCTCGTACACGAAGATCCTCGTTGCTGTGCCCGGTACCCCGGATCTGATGGTCGAGGGCTTCGACGAGCTGGAGATCACCGGCGACCCGCGTGCCACGCTGGCCGCTGCGGGGATCGACCTCGACCCGTTGGGTGAGGGATACGACATCAGCGATGAAGGGTTCTTCGACTACGACGGCTTCCTCCATATGCTCACCGGCGGCGCCCTGTCCGTCTACGCGGATGAGGACCGCTTCGAGTCGGCGTTCGTTGTCGACCGGAGCGAGGAGGGCGAGAACAGCATCTGCGAGGTCTGGTTTCCGTAG
- a CDS encoding helix-turn-helix domain-containing protein, with protein sequence MQLRYAFRLDPGSGQRVALARALGCARVVYNDAVAARERARREGAAFPSAGVLSKTLITEAKRSPGRQWLSEVSAVILQQALRDVERAYSNFFASVKGVRKGARVGAPRFRSKRDARQAIRFTAKDHRGGAAASPPSCPPCCPWPWACCTASTWAPPG encoded by the coding sequence ATGCAGCTTCGGTATGCCTTCCGTCTCGACCCGGGGTCCGGTCAGCGCGTTGCGCTGGCGCGGGCGTTGGGGTGTGCGCGGGTGGTGTACAACGACGCGGTCGCCGCCCGGGAGCGGGCCCGGCGGGAGGGTGCTGCGTTTCCGAGTGCGGGCGTGCTGTCGAAGACGCTGATCACCGAGGCGAAGCGGAGCCCCGGGCGGCAGTGGCTGTCCGAGGTGTCGGCAGTCATCCTGCAGCAGGCGCTGCGGGACGTGGAGCGTGCCTACTCCAACTTCTTCGCCTCGGTGAAGGGCGTCCGGAAGGGGGCACGGGTGGGGGCGCCGCGCTTCAGGTCGAAGCGGGATGCCCGACAGGCGATCCGGTTCACCGCGAAAGATCACCGAGGCGGGGCGGCTGCGTCACCGCCCTCGTGTCCGCCGTGCTGCCCGTGGCCGTGGGCCTGCTGCACGGCGAGCACCTGGGCGCCGCCGGGCTGA
- a CDS encoding B3/B4 domain-containing protein: MTVFRLSPAVADAFPDTLVALITATGLRSHESWPHTTAAVEELEQQLADGAWQPADENDPRIEAWHTAYRAFGTNPRRIRPSVDALGRRLAKKGELPRVNPAADSYNAVSVRHGLPAGAFDLDHVTGDVEIRHADGTETFTPLGDPDTIENPKPSEIIYADTTGVLTRHWNHRDAHRTRVTKDSTHVTFVLETLHATRDGGLLKVAAEELQGLLIPHVEQTAVHYLSPAHDQATA, encoded by the coding sequence ATGACCGTCTTCCGCCTCAGCCCCGCCGTCGCCGACGCCTTCCCCGACACCCTTGTCGCCCTGATCACCGCGACCGGCCTGCGCAGCCATGAATCCTGGCCCCACACCACCGCCGCCGTGGAGGAACTGGAGCAGCAACTTGCCGACGGCGCCTGGCAGCCCGCCGACGAGAACGATCCCCGTATCGAGGCGTGGCACACCGCCTACCGCGCCTTCGGCACCAACCCCCGCCGCATCCGCCCCAGCGTCGACGCGCTCGGTCGCCGCCTCGCGAAGAAGGGGGAGCTGCCGCGCGTCAACCCGGCCGCCGACTCCTACAACGCCGTCTCCGTCCGCCACGGCCTGCCCGCCGGCGCCTTCGACCTCGACCACGTCACCGGCGACGTCGAGATCCGCCACGCGGACGGCACCGAGACCTTCACCCCGCTCGGCGATCCCGACACCATCGAGAACCCCAAGCCGAGCGAGATCATCTACGCCGACACCACCGGCGTCCTGACCCGCCACTGGAACCACCGCGACGCCCACCGCACCCGTGTCACCAAGGACTCCACCCACGTCACCTTCGTCCTCGAAACCCTCCACGCCACCCGTGACGGCGGCCTTCTCAAGGTCGCAGCCGAGGAGTTGCAGGGCCTGCTCATCCCGCACGTCGAACAGACCGCCGTGCACTACCTCAGCCCGGCACACGACCAGGCCACCGCCTGA
- a CDS encoding ScbA/BarX family gamma-butyrolactone biosynthesis protein translates to MTLLTVHQDNHPTPATTATGTGTATGTGTATGPHPAAEPDPATQTSTETKTGTDTRAKTPVDPARMPRLTTTVPREYVHRSTLAEVFLTGCEQTGNTHYTLTAQWPRAHTFFTTPDGTHHHPLQAAETIRQTGIYLAHAELGIPLGHHFLMRNLHLTTHPQHLTIGPTPTDLTLTATYTPHHPHTKRPTDFTMHITITRNGHPTATGTGRFTCLTPTTYQRLRHPHTTTPTNTTSTTSTTAAGTTAIGTSTAGTQHQPPNPPPTHYGRTLPHDIVLTPTPHPHTWQLTPNPHHPILFDHTTDHIPGMVLLEAAHQAATAHTHPTPTTHPTHPTTLHATFHHYTEHHTPTYITTHTNTNDQTPTTHITAHQNNTTVFTAQLTTHTPT, encoded by the coding sequence ATGACCCTGCTCACCGTCCACCAGGACAACCACCCCACCCCCGCCACCACGGCAACGGGAACAGGAACGGCAACGGGAACGGGAACGGCAACAGGCCCCCACCCGGCAGCAGAACCAGACCCCGCCACGCAGACCAGCACGGAAACAAAAACGGGCACCGACACCCGCGCAAAAACACCCGTCGACCCCGCCCGCATGCCCCGCCTCACCACCACCGTCCCCCGCGAATACGTCCACCGCTCCACCCTCGCCGAGGTCTTCCTCACCGGCTGCGAACAAACCGGCAACACCCACTACACCCTCACCGCCCAATGGCCCCGCGCCCACACCTTCTTCACCACCCCCGACGGCACCCACCACCACCCCCTCCAAGCCGCAGAAACCATCCGCCAAACCGGCATCTACCTCGCCCACGCCGAACTCGGCATCCCCCTCGGCCACCACTTCCTCATGCGCAACCTCCACCTCACCACCCACCCCCAACACCTCACCATCGGCCCCACCCCCACCGACCTCACCCTCACCGCCACCTACACCCCCCACCACCCCCACACCAAACGCCCCACCGACTTCACCATGCACATCACCATCACCCGCAACGGCCACCCCACCGCCACCGGCACCGGCCGCTTCACCTGCCTCACCCCCACCACCTACCAACGCCTCCGCCACCCCCACACCACCACCCCCACAAACACCACAAGCACCACAAGCACCACAGCAGCAGGCACCACCGCGATCGGCACCAGCACCGCCGGCACCCAACACCAACCCCCCAACCCCCCACCCACCCACTACGGACGCACCCTCCCCCACGACATCGTCCTCACCCCCACCCCCCACCCCCACACCTGGCAACTCACCCCCAACCCCCACCACCCCATCCTCTTCGACCACACCACCGACCACATCCCCGGCATGGTCCTCCTCGAAGCCGCCCACCAAGCCGCCACCGCCCACACCCACCCCACCCCCACAACCCACCCCACCCACCCCACCACCCTCCACGCCACCTTCCACCACTACACCGAACACCACACCCCCACCTACATCACCACCCACACCAACACCAACGACCAAACCCCCACCACCCACATCACCGCACACCAAAACAACACCACCGTCTTCACCGCACAACTCACCACCCACACCCCCACCTGA
- a CDS encoding VOC family protein: MKSDAALHGEVTASHSVFGAPCWASLTTRDLRAAEDFYRAVLGWEWRTSSTVGDQYRVASVHGVPVAGVSEVHFGVNTVVVWTPYFAVASADETVSRSQERGGTTAVGPISFPPGRAALLADRDGAVFGIWEGELVAGWEEWRRAAPVFVRLHTRDAFDAAIFYAEVLEWASSDPRSCEVRYEDNEVVLRSRGDVVARIHSGAVEAAPDPTIRPHWQIHFTVDDVEAAARAARAHGGTAHQQGLGSTEAILTDPDGARFFVTTRRTG, from the coding sequence ATGAAGAGCGACGCAGCACTGCACGGTGAGGTCACCGCCAGTCACTCGGTGTTCGGGGCCCCCTGCTGGGCGAGTCTGACCACGCGCGATCTGCGGGCGGCGGAGGACTTCTACCGCGCCGTGCTGGGCTGGGAGTGGCGCACGAGCAGTACGGTGGGCGACCAGTACCGTGTTGCGAGCGTGCACGGGGTCCCGGTCGCAGGGGTTTCGGAGGTGCACTTCGGGGTCAACACGGTCGTCGTGTGGACTCCGTATTTCGCGGTGGCGAGTGCGGACGAGACCGTGTCGCGTAGCCAGGAGCGCGGGGGTACGACCGCGGTGGGGCCGATCTCGTTCCCGCCGGGCCGGGCGGCGCTGCTGGCCGACCGGGACGGAGCGGTGTTCGGCATCTGGGAGGGCGAGCTGGTGGCCGGCTGGGAGGAGTGGCGCCGGGCGGCACCGGTCTTCGTGCGGCTGCACACCCGCGACGCCTTCGACGCCGCCATCTTCTACGCGGAGGTCCTGGAGTGGGCGTCCTCGGACCCCCGGTCCTGCGAGGTGCGCTACGAGGACAACGAGGTCGTGCTGCGCAGCCGGGGCGACGTCGTGGCCCGTATCCACTCCGGCGCGGTCGAGGCCGCGCCCGACCCGACCATCCGGCCGCACTGGCAGATCCACTTCACCGTCGACGACGTCGAGGCCGCCGCCCGCGCCGCCCGCGCCCACGGCGGCACGGCCCACCAGCAGGGACTCGGCTCGACCGAGGCCATCCTCACCGACCCCGACGGAGCCCGTTTCTTTGTGACCACGCGAAGGACGGGCTGA
- a CDS encoding CsbD family protein, protein MSKAKAKAKQVKGKLKETTGKAMDDEGMQVEGHGEQIAGKTQETADKAAGRVKRTGR, encoded by the coding sequence ATGAGCAAGGCGAAGGCAAAGGCCAAGCAGGTCAAAGGAAAGCTGAAAGAGACCACCGGCAAGGCCATGGACGACGAGGGCATGCAGGTCGAGGGCCATGGTGAGCAGATCGCCGGTAAGACGCAGGAGACCGCGGACAAGGCGGCGGGCCGTGTGAAGAGGACCGGCCGGTAG